In one window of Polaromonas naphthalenivorans CJ2 DNA:
- a CDS encoding peptidylprolyl isomerase, whose protein sequence is MNLSSTPFTRRAASALLAALTFSAGIALAAEPVAPKVKFATSEGDFVVEVYPDKAPKTVENFLQYVKDKHYNGTIFHRVINNFMVQGGGYDGAYAEKKTRAPVVHEGREALAKGGPKNVPGTLAMARTNEPDSATSQFFINVKDNDFLNPGTLNPGYTVFGKVVGGMDVVNKIKSVPTGSGGPFPSDVPKTPVIIKSATLVN, encoded by the coding sequence GTGAACCTTTCAAGCACCCCTTTCACCCGCCGCGCCGCCAGCGCCCTGCTGGCCGCCCTGACCTTCAGCGCCGGCATCGCCCTGGCCGCCGAACCCGTCGCCCCCAAGGTCAAGTTCGCCACCAGCGAAGGCGATTTCGTGGTCGAGGTCTATCCCGACAAGGCGCCCAAGACGGTCGAGAACTTCCTGCAGTACGTGAAAGACAAGCATTACAACGGCACCATCTTTCACCGCGTGATCAACAACTTCATGGTCCAGGGCGGCGGCTACGACGGCGCCTATGCCGAGAAGAAAACCCGCGCCCCGGTCGTCCATGAAGGCCGCGAGGCGCTGGCCAAGGGCGGCCCGAAAAACGTCCCCGGCACGCTGGCCATGGCCCGCACCAACGAGCCCGATTCCGCCACGTCGCAGTTCTTCATCAACGTGAAGGACAATGACTTCCTGAACCCCGGCACGCTGAACCCGGGCTATACCGTGTTCGGCAAGGTTGTCGGCGGCATGGACGTGGTCAACAAGATCAAGTCCGTGCCCACCGGCAGCGGCGGCCCCTTCCCTTCGGACGTGCCCAAGACGCCCGTCATCATCAAATCCGCAACCCTCGTCAACTAA
- a CDS encoding M90 family metallopeptidase, with protein sequence MLNWLQSLLGLPGAQPKAIPEALWQHTLKRYPFLARLSAADRQALRALVGRFLQRKEFTGAHGLLVTDEMAVAIAAQACVPVLRLGLGWYDDFTGIVVHPGAMLARRKTTDSAGVVHDYKEALLGEAMHGGPVTLSWQDVAASGELAERGHNVVIHEFIHKIDMKDGAADGCPPLPSRAAQAHWHDTMQPAYDRFCEQVAMAERFGAEPPWLDAYGASAPAEFFAVACEAYFVNRERFTADFPALTALFDQFFKHK encoded by the coding sequence ATGCTGAACTGGCTTCAATCCCTGCTGGGCTTGCCCGGCGCCCAACCCAAGGCCATTCCCGAAGCGCTGTGGCAGCACACGCTCAAGCGCTACCCTTTCCTGGCCCGGCTTTCGGCCGCCGACCGGCAGGCGCTGCGCGCGCTGGTCGGGCGGTTTTTGCAGCGAAAGGAATTCACCGGCGCGCACGGCTTGCTGGTCACCGACGAGATGGCCGTGGCCATCGCCGCGCAGGCTTGTGTGCCGGTGCTGCGCCTGGGGCTTGGCTGGTATGACGACTTTACCGGCATCGTCGTACACCCGGGCGCGATGCTGGCGCGGCGCAAGACCACCGACAGCGCCGGCGTGGTCCACGACTACAAGGAAGCGCTGCTGGGCGAAGCCATGCACGGCGGCCCGGTCACCCTGAGTTGGCAGGACGTGGCTGCCTCGGGCGAGCTGGCCGAGCGCGGCCACAACGTCGTGATCCACGAGTTCATCCACAAGATCGACATGAAGGACGGCGCGGCCGACGGCTGCCCGCCCCTGCCCTCGCGCGCCGCGCAGGCGCACTGGCACGACACCATGCAGCCCGCCTACGACCGCTTTTGCGAGCAGGTCGCCATGGCCGAGCGCTTTGGCGCCGAGCCGCCCTGGCTCGACGCCTACGGCGCCAGCGCGCCGGCCGAATTCTTTGCCGTGGCCTGCGAGGCCTACTTCGTGAACCGCGAGCGCTTCACCGCCGATTTTCCGGCCCTGACCGCGCTGTTTGACCAGTTTTTCAAGCACAAATAG
- a CDS encoding peptidylprolyl isomerase: MSNPKVELHIVKHGVITLELDAAKAPKSVANFLNYVNKGHYNNTVFHRVIPGFMVQGGGFEVGMKQKPTDGEIENEATNGLKNDMYTVAMARTNAPHSASSQFFINVGNNGFLNHTGQNASGWGYAVFGKVISGTDVVDKIKAVKTGRKGFHDDVPLEDVVIEKAVVLA, encoded by the coding sequence ATGAGCAACCCGAAAGTAGAACTGCACATCGTCAAGCACGGCGTCATCACGCTCGAACTCGACGCTGCCAAAGCGCCCAAGTCGGTCGCCAACTTCCTGAACTACGTCAACAAGGGCCACTACAACAACACCGTGTTTCACCGCGTGATTCCCGGTTTCATGGTGCAGGGCGGCGGTTTTGAAGTCGGCATGAAGCAAAAGCCCACCGACGGCGAAATCGAGAACGAAGCCACCAACGGCCTGAAAAACGACATGTACACCGTCGCCATGGCGCGCACCAATGCGCCGCATTCGGCCAGTTCGCAGTTTTTCATCAACGTCGGCAACAACGGCTTCCTGAACCACACCGGCCAGAACGCTTCGGGCTGGGGTTACGCCGTGTTCGGCAAGGTCATCTCTGGCACCGACGTGGTGGACAAGATCAAGGCCGTCAAGACCGGCCGCAAGGGCTTTCATGACGACGTGCCGCTCGAAGACGTGGTGATCGAAAAAGCCGTCGTGCTGGCCTGA
- a CDS encoding DNA-3-methyladenine glycosylase family protein: MKKIVKSVPAPAAFAQQLDLIEQIELSEKADLAQAAEAAARVPAYWADACKHLVKKDRVMKRLIPKLGNSCLQSRGDAFSTLARSIIGQQISVKAAQTVWHRFAALAVEMTPAHVLRLKVDDMRATGLSLRKVEYLVDLAINFDAGSIHVQDWQEMDDEAIIAELVAIRGIGRWTAEMFLMFYLTRPNVLPLDDVGLISGISRNYFSGESVSRSDAREVAAAWAPYCSVATWYIWRSLDPKTAPGA; this comes from the coding sequence ATGAAAAAGATAGTAAAGAGCGTTCCGGCTCCGGCTGCATTCGCCCAGCAGCTCGACCTGATCGAGCAAATCGAGCTGTCCGAAAAGGCGGACCTGGCCCAGGCGGCAGAGGCGGCGGCCAGGGTGCCCGCGTACTGGGCCGACGCCTGCAAGCACCTGGTCAAGAAAGACCGGGTCATGAAGCGCCTGATCCCGAAGCTGGGCAACAGCTGCCTGCAGTCGCGCGGCGACGCCTTCAGCACGCTGGCGCGCAGCATCATCGGCCAGCAGATTTCGGTGAAGGCGGCGCAAACCGTCTGGCACCGTTTTGCCGCCCTGGCGGTTGAAATGACGCCCGCCCATGTGCTGCGGCTCAAGGTGGACGACATGCGCGCCACCGGCCTGAGCCTGCGCAAGGTCGAATACCTGGTCGATCTGGCGATCAACTTTGACGCCGGCAGCATCCATGTGCAGGACTGGCAGGAGATGGACGATGAAGCCATCATTGCCGAGCTGGTCGCCATCCGGGGCATTGGCCGCTGGACGGCCGAGATGTTTTTGATGTTCTACCTGACCCGGCCCAATGTGCTGCCGCTCGATGATGTCGGGCTGATCAGCGGCATCAGCCGCAATTATTTTTCCGGCGAATCCGTCAGCCGCAGCGATGCACGGGAAGTCGCCGCTGCCTGGGCGCCGTACTGCAGCGTGGCAACTTGGTATATTTGGCGTTCGCTGGACCCGAAAACGGCACCCGGCGCCTGA
- a CDS encoding acetyl-CoA carboxylase carboxyltransferase subunit alpha, producing MAKKTFLDFEQPIAELEGKIEELRYVQTESAVDISEEIEQLAKKSQQLTKDIYSTLTPWQITKIARHTERPYTLDYIQGIFTDFVELHGDRHFADDLSIVGGLARFNGNACMVLGHQKGRDTRERGLRNFGMTKPEGYRKALRLMKTAEKFKLPVFTFVDTPGAYPGIDAEERGQSEAIGRNIFEMAQLEVPIITTIIGEGGSGGALAISVGDQLVMLQYSIYAVISPEGCASILWKTSDKAQEAAEALGITAHRLKALGVIDKIVNEPVGGAHRDPKQMSAFLKRALNDAFRQVSDLPVKELLNRRYDRLQSYGRFTDTKADAGK from the coding sequence ATGGCCAAAAAGACATTTCTCGATTTCGAGCAGCCGATTGCGGAGCTTGAAGGAAAAATTGAAGAATTGCGTTACGTGCAAACCGAATCAGCGGTCGATATTTCAGAGGAAATAGAGCAGCTGGCCAAGAAAAGCCAGCAGCTCACCAAGGACATCTACAGCACCCTGACGCCCTGGCAGATCACCAAGATCGCCCGGCACACCGAGCGCCCCTACACGCTGGACTACATCCAGGGCATCTTCACCGATTTTGTCGAACTGCACGGCGACCGGCATTTTGCCGACGACCTGAGCATCGTCGGCGGCCTGGCCCGCTTCAACGGCAATGCCTGCATGGTGCTGGGCCACCAGAAAGGGCGCGACACCCGGGAACGCGGCCTGCGCAATTTCGGCATGACCAAGCCCGAGGGCTACCGCAAGGCGCTGCGCCTGATGAAGACAGCCGAAAAGTTCAAGCTGCCGGTGTTCACGTTCGTCGATACGCCCGGCGCCTACCCGGGCATTGACGCCGAGGAGCGCGGCCAGTCCGAAGCCATCGGCCGCAACATCTTTGAAATGGCGCAGCTCGAAGTGCCCATCATCACCACCATCATCGGCGAAGGCGGCTCCGGCGGCGCGCTGGCGATTTCGGTCGGCGACCAGCTGGTGATGCTGCAGTATTCGATTTACGCCGTCATCAGCCCCGAGGGCTGCGCCTCGATTCTCTGGAAAACGTCCGACAAGGCGCAGGAAGCCGCCGAAGCGCTGGGCATCACCGCGCACCGGCTCAAGGCGCTGGGCGTCATCGACAAGATCGTCAACGAGCCGGTCGGCGGCGCCCACCGCGACCCCAAGCAGATGTCGGCCTTCCTGAAGCGCGCGCTCAACGACGCGTTCCGCCAGGTCAGCGACCTGCCGGTCAAGGAACTGCTCAACCGTCGCTATGACCGGCTGCAAAGCTATGGCCGTTTCACCGACACCAAAGCTGACGCCGGCAAATAA
- a CDS encoding UDP-2,3-diacylglucosamine diphosphatase: METALTVPRMAELAAPPSWRTVDFISDVHLHAGDEATFAAWQAYLQSTPADAVFILGDLFEVWVGDDAVGADFRAQPQASFENRCASVLAQAASRLALFFMHGNRDFLVGPAFMDACRATLLDDPTVLVFAGQRWLLSHGDALCLDDTGYMRVRQQVRGKDWQQAFLARPLAERQAMAREMRRQSQAHQQDMDHGGVDDAAARQWLQAADARTLIHGHTHKPAGHDLGEGLSRVVLSDWDAQDSAPRADVLRLSASGLQRIALLSP; the protein is encoded by the coding sequence ATGGAAACCGCCCTGACCGTGCCCCGGATGGCCGAGCTTGCCGCTCCCCCGTCCTGGCGCACGGTCGATTTCATTTCAGACGTGCATCTGCATGCCGGCGACGAGGCCACCTTCGCCGCCTGGCAGGCTTACTTGCAAAGTACACCGGCCGATGCCGTGTTCATCCTGGGCGACCTGTTTGAAGTCTGGGTCGGCGACGACGCCGTCGGCGCCGACTTCCGCGCCCAGCCGCAAGCCAGTTTTGAAAACCGCTGCGCCAGCGTGCTTGCCCAGGCGGCCAGCCGGCTGGCGCTTTTTTTCATGCACGGCAACCGCGACTTCCTGGTCGGACCGGCCTTCATGGACGCCTGCCGCGCCACCTTGCTTGACGACCCGACGGTGCTGGTGTTCGCCGGCCAGCGCTGGCTGCTCTCGCATGGCGATGCGCTGTGCCTGGACGACACCGGCTACATGCGGGTTCGCCAGCAGGTGCGCGGCAAGGACTGGCAGCAGGCTTTCCTGGCCCGGCCGCTGGCCGAGCGCCAGGCGATGGCCCGCGAGATGCGCCGGCAAAGCCAGGCCCACCAGCAGGACATGGACCATGGCGGCGTGGACGACGCCGCCGCCCGCCAGTGGCTGCAGGCCGCCGACGCCCGCACGCTGATCCACGGCCACACCCACAAGCCGGCCGGGCACGACCTGGGCGAAGGCCTGTCGCGCGTGGTGCTGAGCGACTGGGATGCGCAGGACAGCGCGCCGCGCGCCGACGTGCTGCGCCTGAGCGCCTCCGGCCTGCAGCGCATCGCCCTGCTCTCCCCTTGA
- the cysS gene encoding cysteine--tRNA ligase, whose product MSLRIYNTLSRAVEDFSPLVPGQVRMYVCGMTIYDLCHIGHARMMMAFDVVQRWLKASGYEVRYVRNITDIDDKIIKRAVERGITIRALTDEMIAAMHQDIGALGIEPPTLEPRATEYVPQMLAMIGKLEEKGLAYRGSSGDMNYAVRKFPGYGKLSGKSLDELRAGERVAVLEGKDDPLDFVLWKSAKESEPEDAKWDSAALGHDYGKGRPGWHIECSAMSCQTLGETFDIHGGGADLQFPHHENEIAQSEGANGKPLARFWVHNGFVRVDNEKMSKSLGNFFTIRDVLQKYDAETIRFFIIRAHYRSALNYSDAHLDDARNSLKRLYTALALVAPATVEIDWADPFAARFKAAMDEDFGTPEAIAVLFELAGEVNKTHSAERAGLLKSLGACLGLLQGEPSAYLQAGAGLDDAAIQALITQRADAKKARDFAAADRIRTELLGQGIVLKDSPLGTTWEVQS is encoded by the coding sequence ATGAGCCTTCGTATTTACAACACGCTGTCGCGTGCCGTAGAGGATTTTTCTCCCCTTGTTCCCGGCCAGGTCCGCATGTATGTGTGCGGCATGACCATTTATGACCTTTGCCACATCGGCCATGCGCGCATGATGATGGCTTTCGATGTGGTGCAGCGCTGGCTCAAGGCCAGCGGCTACGAGGTCAGGTATGTGCGCAACATCACCGACATCGACGACAAGATTATCAAGCGCGCGGTCGAGCGCGGCATCACCATCCGCGCGCTGACCGACGAGATGATCGCGGCCATGCACCAGGACATCGGCGCGCTGGGCATCGAGCCGCCGACGCTGGAGCCGCGCGCGACCGAATACGTGCCGCAGATGCTGGCGATGATCGGCAAGCTCGAAGAAAAAGGGCTGGCCTACCGGGGCTCTAGCGGCGACATGAACTACGCCGTGCGCAAGTTCCCGGGTTACGGCAAGCTGTCGGGCAAGTCGCTCGACGAGTTGCGCGCCGGCGAGCGCGTCGCCGTGCTCGAAGGCAAGGACGACCCGCTGGACTTCGTGCTGTGGAAGTCGGCCAAGGAGAGCGAGCCCGAGGACGCCAAGTGGGACAGCGCGGCGCTGGGCCACGACTACGGCAAGGGCCGGCCCGGCTGGCACATCGAATGCTCGGCCATGAGCTGCCAGACGCTGGGCGAGACCTTCGACATCCACGGCGGCGGGGCCGACCTGCAGTTTCCGCACCACGAAAACGAGATTGCCCAGAGCGAAGGCGCCAACGGCAAGCCGCTGGCGCGATTCTGGGTGCACAACGGCTTCGTGCGCGTGGACAACGAGAAGATGTCCAAGTCGCTGGGCAACTTCTTCACCATCCGCGACGTGCTGCAAAAGTACGACGCCGAAACCATCCGGTTTTTCATCATCCGCGCGCACTACCGCAGCGCGCTGAACTACAGCGATGCGCACCTCGACGATGCGCGCAATTCGCTCAAGCGCCTGTACACGGCGCTGGCTCTGGTTGCGCCGGCCACCGTGGAAATCGACTGGGCCGACCCGTTCGCAGCCCGCTTCAAGGCCGCGATGGACGAGGACTTCGGCACGCCCGAAGCCATTGCCGTGCTGTTCGAGCTGGCCGGCGAGGTCAACAAGACGCATTCCGCCGAACGCGCCGGACTGCTGAAAAGCCTGGGCGCCTGCCTGGGCCTGCTGCAGGGCGAGCCTTCGGCTTATCTGCAGGCGGGTGCGGGGCTGGACGATGCAGCCATCCAGGCATTGATCACGCAGCGCGCCGACGCCAAGAAGGCCAGGGACTTTGCGGCGGCAGACCGAATCCGCACCGAACTGCTGGGCCAAGGCATCGTGCTCAAAGACTCGCCTCTGGGAACGACCTGGGAGGTGCAGTCGTGA
- a CDS encoding IS630 family transposase (programmed frameshift) — MEHYKVTLSEPERAELQGIAGKGTHAASKVINALILLNCDQSGGRTERARTCDIATMLCVSERKVDRIKKKFVLEGLDLTLNRQPSRCEYDLKIDGRLEAQLLALSCSAPPEGQARWSLRLLADRLVELEYIDTVSHETVRRALKKNELKPWRKVGWVIAPPASAAFVAAMEKVLDIYSRPMDAKHPVVCMDETPRQLIRETREPIAAAPGRPERHDYEYERCGVCNVFMASEPLAGRRLTKVTERRTKTDWAVFVQDIAASYPDAERITLVMDNLNTHTPGSLYEAFSPEQAKALWDRFEFVYTPKHGSWLNMAEIEINVMVDQCLSRRIDSIETVRSEVAAWQARRDNLQAKVNWQFTTKDARIKLKRLYPTTSS; from the exons ATGGAACATTACAAAGTCACGTTATCCGAGCCAGAAAGAGCCGAGCTGCAGGGCATTGCAGGCAAAGGCACCCACGCAGCGTCCAAAGTCATCAATGCCTTGATACTGCTCAACTGTGACCAATCAGGAGGGCGAACCGAACGCGCTCGCACGTGTGACATCGCAACCATGCTGTGCGTGAGTGAGCGCAAGGTGGACCGCATCAAGAAGAAGTTTGTCCTCGAAGGCCTGGACCTCACGCTGAACCGCCAGCCCTCCAGGTGCGAGTACGACCTGAAGATCGATGGCCGCCTGGAGGCGCAGCTGCTGGCGCTGAGTTGCTCGGCGCCGCCCGAAGGCCAGGCCCGCTGGTCGCTACGGCTGCTGGCTGACCGGCTGGTCGAACTGGAATATATCGACACCGTGTCCCATGAGACGGTGCGGCGGGCTCTCA AAAAAAACGAACTCAAACCCTGGAGGAAAGTCGGCTGGGTGATCGCGCCGCCAGCGAGCGCCGCCTTCGTGGCCGCCATGGAAAAGGTGCTGGACATCTACAGCCGCCCTATGGACGCGAAGCACCCCGTGGTGTGCATGGATGAGACGCCTCGCCAGCTCATTCGCGAGACCCGCGAGCCTATTGCAGCGGCGCCCGGGCGGCCCGAGCGCCATGACTACGAATACGAACGCTGCGGCGTGTGCAACGTGTTCATGGCTAGCGAGCCGCTGGCCGGGCGGCGCCTAACCAAGGTCACTGAGCGGCGGACCAAAACGGACTGGGCGGTGTTCGTGCAGGACATTGCCGCCAGCTACCCCGACGCCGAGCGCATCACACTCGTGATGGACAACCTCAACACCCACACCCCGGGCTCACTGTACGAGGCGTTTTCCCCCGAGCAGGCCAAGGCGCTGTGGGACCGCTTCGAGTTCGTCTACACGCCCAAGCACGGCAGCTGGCTGAACATGGCCGAGATCGAAATCAACGTTATGGTGGATCAGTGCCTGAGCCGGCGCATCGACAGCATCGAGACCGTGCGCAGCGAAGTCGCTGCCTGGCAGGCCCGCCGCGACAACCTTCAGGCCAAAGTCAACTGGCAATTCACAACCAAGGATGCCCGCATCAAGCTAAAACGCCTTTACCCGACAACTTCCTCATGA
- a CDS encoding tetratricopeptide repeat protein, with amino-acid sequence MPTRAFFSRKPPAFALGSWLLLALLVAPAAQADEYTDVNRLISSKQFPQALASADKYLAAKPRDPQMRFLKGVIQTETAKTGEAIATFTQITADYPELPEPYNNLAVLYASQSQFDKARETLEMAVRLNPRYATAHENLGDIYARLASQSYSRAQQLNAGNAGLSPKLALISQLLAPAAKAATPAKAP; translated from the coding sequence ATGCCCACGCGAGCCTTCTTTTCACGCAAGCCCCCAGCCTTCGCGCTCGGCAGCTGGCTGCTGCTGGCCCTGCTAGTCGCGCCGGCCGCGCAGGCTGACGAGTACACCGATGTCAACCGCCTGATCAGCAGCAAGCAGTTCCCCCAGGCCCTGGCCAGCGCCGACAAATACCTGGCCGCCAAGCCGCGCGACCCGCAGATGCGCTTCCTCAAGGGCGTGATCCAGACCGAAACCGCCAAGACCGGCGAAGCCATCGCCACCTTCACCCAGATCACCGCCGACTACCCCGAACTGCCCGAGCCCTACAACAACCTGGCCGTGCTGTATGCCAGCCAGAGCCAGTTCGACAAGGCCCGCGAAACCCTTGAAATGGCGGTGCGCCTGAACCCGCGCTACGCCACCGCCCACGAAAACCTGGGCGACATCTATGCCCGCCTGGCCAGCCAGTCCTACAGCCGGGCGCAGCAGCTCAATGCCGGCAACGCCGGCCTTAGCCCTAAGCTGGCGCTGATCAGCCAGCTGCTGGCGCCCGCCGCCAAGGCAGCCACGCCGGCCAAGGCGCCCTGA
- a CDS encoding DNA methyltransferase: MTPQDFIQKWGPGGPAHGLNEEQGAQSHFLDLCELLGVPKPGSEAGYLFEEKNSVIGGRTGYADVFRRGAFAWENKAPGKNLDAALKQLLSYSLALSNPPILVVCDRLTIRIHTQFTGHPSETHTVLLAELDQPAKLALLRRIWTAPESFRPKKTSRDITEAAARSFATLAEGLRKRGPAKETDPQGWQTHADEVAHFLTQCLFCFFAEDVGLLPGRMFEGLVNNRKLTSDKLTGGLRNLFSVMRDGGLYGNDDIPWFNGGLFKTIKVPPLTVLDMTELRNAAGLNWSAIDVSIFGTLFERGLDPGKRSQLGAHYTDPATIERIVEPVLKRPLLQVWKQLVSVLQALLAKSTKKGDKNYKAAQVKFIGGLDQLKDFRVLDPACGSGNFLFMGLKALKDIEHQSHIEAAALGLDREADLVTGPHNMLGLELNEYAAELARVTVWIGELQWRLLHGYEFKTNPVLEPLDHIECRDALLTFGACGAAPVEADWPKASVVMGNPPFLGDKMMRSELGDAYTDTLRQVYKDRVPGGADMVMFWFEKARSQIEKTGLYAAGLVATNSIRQRGNRPVIERIQKTTRIYEAWADMPWVNQGAAVRVSLVCFGQATQGARLVSRHEEVVG; encoded by the coding sequence ATGACGCCCCAGGACTTTATTCAAAAATGGGGTCCCGGCGGCCCCGCCCATGGCCTGAATGAAGAGCAGGGCGCGCAAAGCCATTTCCTGGATTTGTGCGAACTGCTTGGCGTGCCCAAGCCCGGCAGTGAAGCGGGCTACCTGTTTGAAGAAAAAAACAGCGTCATCGGCGGGCGCACGGGTTACGCCGATGTGTTCCGGCGCGGTGCATTCGCCTGGGAAAACAAGGCGCCCGGCAAGAACCTCGACGCCGCGCTCAAGCAGTTGCTGAGCTACAGCCTGGCGCTGAGCAATCCGCCCATCCTGGTGGTCTGCGACCGCCTGACGATACGCATCCACACCCAGTTCACCGGCCACCCGAGCGAGACGCACACGGTGCTGCTGGCCGAACTCGACCAGCCGGCCAAGCTGGCGCTGCTGCGCCGCATCTGGACGGCGCCCGAGAGCTTTCGCCCCAAGAAAACCAGCCGCGACATCACCGAAGCGGCCGCGCGCAGCTTTGCCACGCTGGCCGAAGGCCTGCGCAAGCGCGGCCCGGCCAAAGAAACCGACCCGCAAGGCTGGCAAACGCATGCCGACGAGGTGGCGCATTTCCTCACGCAATGCCTGTTCTGCTTTTTTGCCGAAGACGTGGGCCTGCTGCCCGGGCGCATGTTCGAGGGGTTGGTGAACAACCGCAAGCTCACCAGCGACAAGCTGACCGGCGGGCTGCGCAACCTGTTCAGCGTGATGCGTGACGGCGGGCTGTACGGCAACGACGACATTCCGTGGTTCAACGGCGGGCTGTTCAAGACCATCAAGGTGCCGCCGCTCACCGTGCTCGACATGACCGAGCTGCGCAATGCCGCCGGCCTGAACTGGAGCGCGATTGACGTGTCGATCTTCGGCACGCTGTTCGAGCGCGGGCTGGACCCCGGCAAGCGCAGCCAGCTCGGCGCGCACTACACCGACCCGGCGACCATCGAGCGCATCGTCGAGCCCGTTCTCAAGCGCCCGCTGCTACAGGTTTGGAAGCAGCTCGTGTCCGTGCTGCAAGCGCTACTGGCCAAAAGCACCAAAAAAGGCGATAAAAACTACAAGGCCGCGCAGGTCAAGTTCATCGGCGGGCTCGACCAGCTCAAGGACTTCCGCGTGCTCGACCCGGCCTGCGGCAGCGGCAATTTCCTGTTCATGGGCCTGAAGGCGCTCAAGGACATCGAGCACCAGAGCCACATCGAAGCCGCCGCGCTGGGGCTGGACCGCGAAGCCGACCTGGTGACCGGCCCGCACAACATGCTGGGGCTGGAGCTGAACGAATACGCCGCCGAACTGGCGCGCGTCACGGTCTGGATTGGCGAGCTGCAATGGCGGCTGCTGCACGGCTACGAGTTCAAGACCAACCCGGTGCTGGAGCCGCTCGACCATATCGAGTGCCGCGACGCGCTGCTGACGTTTGGCGCTTGCGGCGCTGCGCCGGTCGAGGCCGATTGGCCGAAAGCCAGCGTGGTGATGGGAAATCCGCCGTTTCTGGGCGACAAGATGATGCGCTCAGAGCTAGGCGATGCCTACACTGACACGCTACGGCAGGTTTACAAGGATAGAGTGCCGGGCGGGGCTGATATGGTGATGTTTTGGTTTGAAAAAGCCAGATCCCAGATTGAAAAAACCGGGCTTTATGCCGCCGGACTCGTGGCCACCAATTCCATTCGCCAGCGCGGTAACCGTCCCGTGATTGAACGTATCCAGAAGACGACACGGATATATGAAGCGTGGGCTGACATGCCGTGGGTAAATCAAGGTGCTGCCGTGCGTGTTTCGTTAGTGTGTTTTGGCCAAGCAACGCAGGGTGCGAGACTAGTGTCTCGTCATGAGGAAGTTGTCGGGTAA
- the tilS gene encoding tRNA lysidine(34) synthetase TilS, producing MAAPVASLNPALAGIDSLFSAFPSSSSLPLGVAYSGGADSTALLLAAAERWPGQVQAFHIHHGLQAAADDFVRVCESVCAKAGLPLHIVQVDARHASGESPEDAARRARYAALATAATARGMQGVLLGQHADDQVETMLLALSRGAGLPGLSAMPASFGRGGMVFYRPLLHIPSAVLREWLVEQPIEFVDDPTNTDERYTRNRIRARLLPALAQAFPQFHATFARSARHAAQAQAVLVEVAAQDLAVVGNPPAIKALQALSPPRQANVLRHWLLLQYATPSAAQLEQLLHQVAACTTRGHRIHLKVASGHVTRLGGSLCYSDAAARAC from the coding sequence TTGGCTGCTCCGGTTGCTTCATTGAATCCGGCGCTGGCGGGCATTGATTCGCTTTTTTCGGCTTTTCCCTCTTCATCATCCCTGCCCCTGGGCGTGGCCTACAGCGGCGGCGCTGATTCGACCGCCTTGCTGCTGGCCGCCGCCGAGCGCTGGCCCGGGCAGGTCCAGGCCTTTCACATCCACCATGGGCTCCAGGCCGCTGCCGATGACTTCGTTCGTGTCTGCGAATCAGTGTGCGCCAAGGCCGGCTTGCCTCTGCACATTGTTCAGGTCGATGCCCGACATGCTTCTGGCGAAAGCCCCGAAGACGCAGCACGGCGCGCGCGCTATGCCGCGCTGGCCACGGCGGCGACAGCCCGGGGCATGCAGGGTGTGCTGCTCGGCCAGCATGCCGATGACCAGGTCGAAACCATGCTGCTGGCGCTGAGCCGGGGCGCCGGTTTGCCCGGCCTGTCGGCCATGCCGGCCAGTTTCGGGCGTGGCGGCATGGTGTTTTACCGGCCGCTGCTGCACATTCCTTCAGCGGTTTTGCGCGAATGGCTGGTGGAGCAGCCCATTGAGTTTGTGGACGACCCGACGAATACCGACGAGCGCTATACCCGCAACCGCATCCGGGCGCGTTTGCTGCCCGCGCTGGCGCAGGCGTTTCCGCAGTTTCACGCCACCTTTGCCCGCAGCGCCCGCCACGCCGCGCAGGCCCAGGCGGTGCTGGTGGAAGTCGCCGCGCAGGATCTGGCCGTGGTCGGGAATCCGCCCGCCATCAAGGCCTTGCAAGCCTTGTCGCCGCCGCGCCAGGCCAACGTGCTGCGCCACTGGTTACTGCTTCAATACGCCACGCCGAGCGCGGCGCAGCTGGAGCAGTTGCTGCATCAGGTGGCCGCCTGCACCACGCGCGGCCACCGGATTCACCTCAAGGTGGCGTCGGGGCATGTGACGCGGCTAGGCGGCAGCTTGTGCTACAGCGACGCCGCAGCCCGTGCCTGCTGA